In the Sediminibacter sp. Hel_I_10 genome, one interval contains:
- a CDS encoding ATP-dependent DNA helicase RecQ — protein sequence MAHPINILERYWQHTSFRPLQEEIINAVLNNEDTFALLPTGGGKSVCFQIPALIKDGICIVVSPLIALMKDQVKTLKDKGIKAIALTSGISYQELDTLLDNCIYGNFKFLYLSPERLQQDIVQQRIEQMNVNLIAVDEAHCISQWGNDFRPAYKNITILRRLHPTVNVIALTATAKPNVIEETMSELDFIAPKVFKASFARPSISYNVTYSEDKLYDLEQLLKTHKGASIIYVRSRRLCVELKEQLEKLGFSAQFFHGGIPNKEKQERLDHWMSNRKEIMVATTAFGMGIDKPDVSSVVHLNLPESLESYYQEAGRAGRDGNASIAVILSNNSDELLLKNQFINNLPSIETIKLVYRKLCNYFQISYGEGELSAHQFNFNSFCKTYDFKAVSTYAVLQLLDRNSIIKLLQQFQYKTKLQFVAGNHVLFNYLERHAHVSTIVKTILRTYGGVFEHELSVNLNLIADKAATSEKQVISVLQQLERDSLVTFQHSNTDSEVIFLQPREDDKTINRIATIVLQQQEQKREQVQAVMAYIKNDSLCKSMQLLSYFGEDYPKPCGICSLCRAQKSPKVMGDQKVLQERILTLLDYGPLNSRQLTQTLSYDKTSVLNTLKSLLEQHKIMLTAANTYTLKK from the coding sequence ATGGCGCATCCCATTAACATACTCGAGCGTTATTGGCAACATACTTCTTTTAGACCATTACAAGAAGAGATCATTAATGCTGTTTTAAACAACGAAGACACCTTTGCACTGCTTCCAACTGGAGGAGGCAAATCGGTTTGTTTTCAAATTCCTGCGCTTATTAAAGATGGCATTTGCATTGTGGTATCTCCACTTATTGCCTTAATGAAAGACCAAGTAAAGACCCTAAAAGACAAAGGCATAAAGGCCATTGCCCTCACCAGTGGCATTAGCTATCAAGAATTGGACACCTTACTGGATAATTGCATCTACGGAAATTTTAAATTCCTGTACCTGTCCCCAGAGCGTTTACAACAAGATATTGTACAGCAACGCATAGAGCAGATGAACGTCAACCTTATTGCTGTTGATGAAGCCCATTGCATCAGTCAATGGGGTAATGATTTTAGGCCTGCTTATAAAAACATCACGATTTTAAGGCGTTTGCATCCTACGGTAAATGTCATAGCCCTTACCGCAACAGCAAAACCCAACGTGATTGAAGAGACCATGAGTGAGTTAGATTTTATAGCTCCTAAAGTCTTTAAAGCCTCCTTTGCAAGACCAAGCATTTCCTACAATGTGACCTATAGTGAAGACAAACTTTATGATCTTGAGCAACTTTTAAAAACTCATAAAGGCGCTTCAATCATTTATGTAAGAAGCAGACGCTTGTGTGTTGAACTAAAAGAACAATTGGAAAAACTGGGCTTTAGCGCTCAATTTTTTCATGGCGGAATTCCCAATAAAGAAAAACAAGAGCGTTTGGACCATTGGATGTCGAATCGAAAAGAAATCATGGTCGCCACAACCGCCTTTGGAATGGGGATAGACAAACCCGACGTATCATCTGTTGTTCATCTCAATTTACCAGAAAGCCTAGAAAGCTATTATCAAGAAGCAGGACGCGCAGGTCGGGATGGTAATGCCTCTATAGCGGTTATATTAAGCAATAATTCTGATGAGTTATTGCTTAAAAACCAATTTATCAATAATCTGCCTTCAATAGAGACCATTAAACTGGTCTATCGAAAACTATGTAATTATTTTCAGATTTCATATGGAGAAGGTGAGCTGAGCGCCCATCAATTTAATTTTAATTCCTTTTGTAAAACCTATGATTTCAAAGCGGTAAGCACCTATGCTGTTTTACAGTTATTAGATCGTAATAGTATCATTAAGTTATTACAGCAATTTCAATATAAAACCAAATTGCAATTTGTAGCAGGTAATCACGTATTGTTTAATTACCTAGAACGTCACGCACATGTATCGACCATAGTAAAAACAATTTTACGAACCTATGGCGGTGTTTTTGAGCATGAACTCTCTGTTAACCTCAATCTTATTGCAGACAAAGCCGCTACTTCTGAAAAGCAAGTTATCTCAGTACTCCAGCAACTAGAGCGAGATAGCTTGGTAACATTTCAGCATTCTAATACTGATTCTGAAGTCATTTTTCTTCAACCAAGAGAGGATGACAAAACCATCAATAGAATTGCAACCATTGTATTGCAACAACAAGAGCAGAAGCGAGAGCAAGTTCAAGCCGTAATGGCCTACATCAAAAATGATTCGCTATGCAAAAGTATGCAGTTACTCAGCTATTTTGGCGAAGATTACCCAAAACCCTGTGGTATTTGTTCTCTTTGTCGGGCGCAAAAATCCCCAAAAGTAATGGGCGATCAAAAAGTACTTCAGGAAAGAATACTAACCCTATTAGATTATGGTCCGCTCAATTCTAGACAGCTTACCCAAACCTTATCTTATGATAAAACAAGCGTTCTAAATACACTAAAGTCCTTATTAGAACAGCATAAAATCATGCTTACAGCAGCAAACACCTATACCCTAAAAAAATGA
- the fmt gene encoding methionyl-tRNA formyltransferase produces the protein MKKEDLRIIFMGTPDFAVATLKTLVEAQHHIVGVITAPDRPAGRGRKLNESAVKVYAKSQNLNVLQPTNLKNEDFLADLKSLNANLQIVVAFRMLPEAVWSMPKHGTFNLHASLLPDYRGAAPIHWAIINGETTTGVTTFFIDEKIDTGAVILQEQIAIAPNETVGSLHDRLMELGSKLVLNTVKHIENGDVNTTIQPKHDNLKTAYKLDNDNCKIDWNEDVQTIYNKIRGLNPFPSAWCYLDNGDEPIRVKLYDIDLNMDTPKKDAGHITVLNNELFVATKNGSIQINEMQLPGKRKMDTKSLLNGYDFKTDAKML, from the coding sequence ATGAAAAAAGAAGATTTACGGATTATATTTATGGGCACGCCCGATTTTGCAGTGGCCACCTTAAAAACACTAGTGGAGGCTCAACACCATATTGTAGGTGTCATCACAGCTCCAGACAGACCTGCTGGCAGAGGCAGAAAGCTCAATGAATCTGCTGTGAAAGTTTATGCCAAATCTCAAAATCTAAACGTATTACAGCCTACAAATCTTAAAAATGAAGATTTTTTAGCCGACTTAAAATCGCTAAATGCCAATCTACAAATTGTGGTTGCGTTTAGAATGTTACCCGAGGCCGTTTGGTCAATGCCAAAACATGGCACTTTTAACCTTCACGCGTCCTTACTTCCAGATTATAGAGGTGCAGCGCCTATTCATTGGGCAATTATCAATGGCGAAACAACAACTGGTGTAACCACTTTTTTTATAGATGAAAAAATAGACACGGGTGCTGTGATCCTTCAAGAACAAATAGCTATAGCTCCTAACGAAACTGTTGGCAGCCTTCATGACCGACTCATGGAGTTAGGGAGCAAGCTGGTACTAAACACTGTAAAGCATATAGAAAACGGAGACGTCAATACTACCATACAGCCTAAGCATGATAATCTCAAAACAGCCTATAAATTAGATAATGACAATTGCAAAATAGATTGGAACGAGGATGTTCAAACTATATACAATAAAATACGTGGACTCAACCCCTTTCCTTCAGCGTGGTGCTATTTAGATAACGGAGATGAGCCTATTAGGGTAAAACTATACGATATAGACCTAAACATGGACACACCAAAAAAGGATGCTGGACATATCACCGTACTAAATAATGAGTTATTCGTTGCTACAAAAAATGGCAGTATTCAAATAAATGAAATGCAACTTCCAGGAAAAAGAAAAATGGATACAAAATCTCTTTTGAATGGATATGATTTTAAAACAGATGCAAAAATGCTCTAA
- a CDS encoding HU family DNA-binding protein: MNKTDLINGMAENAGITKAAAKKALDSLLVDIEGALQKGNRVSLVGFGSWSVSKRSAREGRNPQTGKTIQIKAKNVVKFKAGSDLSNAVN; this comes from the coding sequence ATGAACAAAACAGATTTAATCAATGGAATGGCTGAAAATGCTGGTATTACAAAAGCAGCAGCTAAAAAAGCGTTAGATTCTTTATTAGTAGATATCGAAGGAGCTTTACAAAAAGGTAATAGAGTTTCTTTAGTTGGTTTTGGTTCTTGGTCAGTTTCTAAAAGATCTGCAAGAGAAGGAAGAAACCCTCAAACAGGAAAAACTATCCAAATCAAAGCTAAAAACGTTGTTAAGTTTAAAGCAGGATCAGATTTAAGCAATGCTGTAAACTAG
- a CDS encoding YqgE/AlgH family protein: MIISQPKKGTLLIAEPSIIGDMSFNRAVILLADYNTEGSIGFILNKPLSFKLKDLIPESNSDFKVHNGGPVEQDNLYFIHQVPELIPDSIEISNGVFWGGNFEAVLKLLEADKLKKGDIRFFLGYSGWDSKQLDNELESNAWIVSENIYKSELIDKCCESFWKDKMVELGGNYSLWSNAPENPSYN; the protein is encoded by the coding sequence ATGATTATATCTCAACCAAAAAAAGGCACGCTTCTTATTGCAGAACCATCTATTATAGGTGACATGTCTTTTAATAGAGCGGTTATTCTTTTAGCCGACTATAATACCGAAGGATCCATAGGATTTATTCTTAATAAGCCCTTGAGTTTTAAACTCAAAGATCTTATTCCTGAATCTAATTCAGATTTTAAAGTACACAACGGTGGACCTGTGGAACAGGATAATCTTTATTTTATACACCAAGTTCCAGAGTTAATTCCTGATAGCATTGAGATTTCGAACGGTGTTTTTTGGGGTGGAAATTTTGAAGCAGTGTTAAAATTATTGGAAGCAGACAAACTCAAAAAAGGCGATATTCGATTTTTCTTAGGCTATTCCGGATGGGATTCTAAACAACTTGATAACGAACTCGAATCTAACGCTTGGATTGTTTCTGAAAACATTTACAAAAGTGAATTGATAGACAAGTGCTGTGAATCATTTTGGAAAGACAAAATGGTAGAGCTCGGCGGCAATTACTCCCTTTGGTCTAACGCTCCAGAAAATCCGAGTTATAATTAA
- a CDS encoding aminotransferase class IV, with translation MVNFNGNLIDTPNFLTAENRGYKYGDAVFETMKVVHGKILFWEDHYFRLMASMRIMRMEIPMNFTMEFLESEILKTINVNGLATSSARVRLSVDRGEGGKYAPISKDISYNIVTEKAASDFYTLPKNDTYAVDLYKDFFVAPGLLSTLKTNNKAINVIGSIFAQENHLQNCLLLNTNKMVVEALNGNLFLVSGESIKTPPLDDGCLKGVMRKQIIEVIVNSGDYVVEEASISPFELQKADELFITNVMVGIQPILKYRKKEFATKISEDILRRLTVKMRLG, from the coding sequence ATGGTAAATTTTAACGGAAATCTTATCGACACGCCTAACTTTTTAACCGCGGAAAATAGAGGCTATAAGTATGGTGACGCTGTTTTTGAAACCATGAAAGTGGTTCATGGTAAAATTCTATTCTGGGAAGATCATTATTTCAGATTAATGGCATCTATGCGTATCATGCGCATGGAAATCCCAATGAATTTTACTATGGAATTTCTAGAATCTGAAATTTTAAAAACCATCAATGTTAACGGCTTAGCAACATCATCTGCAAGAGTACGTTTATCTGTAGATCGAGGAGAGGGCGGCAAGTATGCGCCCATCTCAAAGGATATTTCCTATAACATCGTCACAGAAAAAGCGGCCTCTGATTTTTATACCTTGCCTAAAAATGACACCTATGCTGTAGATTTATACAAAGACTTTTTTGTGGCTCCGGGCCTCTTGTCTACATTAAAAACCAATAACAAGGCCATCAATGTGATTGGGAGTATTTTTGCTCAAGAAAATCACTTGCAAAATTGTCTATTGCTCAATACGAACAAAATGGTGGTTGAAGCTTTAAACGGAAACCTGTTTTTAGTGTCGGGGGAATCTATTAAAACACCACCTTTAGATGATGGTTGTCTAAAAGGTGTGATGCGAAAACAAATTATTGAAGTGATTGTCAATTCTGGAGATTATGTGGTTGAAGAAGCTTCAATCTCTCCGTTTGAGCTCCAAAAGGCCGATGAATTATTTATCACAAACGTTATGGTGGGGATTCAGCCTATTTTAAAATACCGTAAGAAGGAATTTGCGACTAAAATTTCCGAAGATATTTTAAGACGCTTAACTGTAAAAATGAGATTGGGCTAA
- a CDS encoding START-like domain-containing protein produces MEDKVKFEMEFVVHASPQLLYQYISTPSGLSEWFADNVNSRGEFFTFIWDGSEEKAKLLSKKSGERIKFRWMVDEEDDLSCYFEIRIQVDEITKDVSIIITDYAEEDEIDEAKMLWENQISDLKQVLGSA; encoded by the coding sequence ATGGAAGACAAGGTTAAGTTTGAGATGGAGTTTGTGGTGCATGCCTCTCCCCAGCTCTTATACCAATATATATCAACGCCATCTGGCTTATCAGAATGGTTTGCAGATAACGTAAACTCCAGAGGAGAATTTTTTACTTTTATTTGGGATGGCAGTGAAGAAAAAGCAAAATTACTCAGCAAAAAAAGTGGAGAACGCATCAAATTTAGATGGATGGTCGATGAGGAGGATGATTTATCCTGCTATTTTGAGATTAGAATACAAGTAGATGAAATCACAAAGGATGTCTCTATCATTATTACAGATTATGCAGAAGAGGACGAAATTGACGAAGCTAAGATGCTTTGGGAAAATCAAATTTCAGATCTGAAGCAAGTTCTTGGTTCTGCCTAG
- a CDS encoding HD domain-containing protein, whose product MGAIINEVKEHCQKLLTQSRCSVLPFHSVQHTLEVFENVQTIAHYEKLSAEETEVLEIAALFHDTGISSTYSGHEEISANNAHLFLSELGYAPKLIAEVMNCIKATQMPQRPKTQLERIICDADLFHLSSKEYILKNELLRLEWKTHMNCIFADHDWYRLNFDFLLNHHYHTEYGRLMLEEEKQKNIALMQKLKDESCD is encoded by the coding sequence ATGGGTGCGATAATAAATGAAGTAAAAGAACATTGTCAGAAGTTATTGACACAGAGCAGGTGTAGTGTTTTACCATTTCATAGTGTGCAACATACCTTAGAGGTGTTTGAAAATGTGCAAACTATTGCTCATTATGAAAAACTAAGTGCAGAAGAAACAGAAGTCTTGGAAATAGCAGCACTGTTTCATGATACAGGAATTTCATCTACTTATAGCGGTCACGAAGAGATCAGTGCGAATAACGCGCATCTTTTTTTGAGTGAGTTGGGTTATGCTCCTAAATTAATTGCTGAGGTTATGAATTGTATCAAAGCCACTCAAATGCCACAAAGACCCAAAACCCAATTAGAACGTATCATCTGTGATGCAGATCTATTTCACTTATCAAGTAAAGAGTACATTCTTAAAAATGAGTTACTACGCTTAGAATGGAAAACACACATGAACTGCATATTTGCCGATCACGATTGGTACCGATTAAACTTTGACTTTTTATTAAATCACCATTACCATACGGAATATGGTCGATTAATGCTAGAGGAGGAAAAGCAGAAAAACATTGCGCTCATGCAAAAATTAAAAGACGAGAGCTGTGATTAG
- a CDS encoding phosphatase PAP2 family protein, which produces MRNHLLLVPLPVLFLIFNVQKTQAQKSGIETAGDIGLITVPAAALTITLFKGDGEGTWQFTKGFLLNQAVTYGVKVGVNKPRPFNNGDNAFPSGHTSTSFQGASFIHKRYGFKYSIPAYAIAGFTAFSRIDAQKHDGWDLLAGAVVGIGSTLLFTTEYQQEHMELTFNTTQGNYLLGFNYKF; this is translated from the coding sequence ATGCGTAATCATTTGCTTTTGGTACCACTTCCGGTATTATTTTTAATTTTCAATGTTCAAAAAACTCAAGCTCAAAAATCTGGGATAGAAACTGCAGGCGATATTGGCCTTATTACAGTTCCAGCAGCAGCACTTACCATAACTTTATTTAAAGGAGATGGTGAGGGAACTTGGCAATTTACTAAGGGGTTTTTACTAAATCAAGCCGTAACATATGGTGTAAAGGTTGGTGTTAATAAACCAAGACCTTTTAATAATGGCGATAATGCTTTTCCTTCGGGTCATACGTCAACCTCTTTTCAAGGCGCTTCATTCATTCACAAGCGTTACGGTTTTAAATATAGTATTCCCGCTTATGCTATTGCTGGTTTTACTGCGTTTAGCCGTATTGACGCACAAAAGCATGATGGTTGGGATTTATTAGCAGGAGCCGTAGTAGGTATTGGTAGTACCTTGCTTTTTACTACGGAATACCAGCAAGAGCATATGGAGCTCACATTCAATACTACTCAAGGTAATTATTTGCTAGGGTTTAACTATAAGTTTTAA
- a CDS encoding diacylglycerol kinase family protein, translating to MIDIHFIVNPIAGSGKNSFSELFLQDYFEADRYNITIKSSGYKGHAIDLTNESILQKADVIVACGGDGTINEVASTMVGSTIPLGIIPIGSGNGLAANLSIPKPIKKALYIIKNHHITTIDVGCVNQRYFFSNAGFGFTANVIGNYEAFQKRTLMCYIKASLKSFQQFSKKDSILIAIDGKTEVLNPFLIFVSNSNVMGYHMSLTPKASLQDGLLDVVIVPKINKLKMLIFGGLMLFKKPELLKEVKCYQTKSLTLVRQQGEVFESQMDGELSNIKDVTLSISIKKNALNVLV from the coding sequence GTGATAGACATACACTTTATCGTAAACCCGATTGCTGGATCTGGTAAAAACAGTTTCTCAGAGCTTTTTCTTCAAGATTATTTTGAAGCAGATCGGTACAACATTACCATTAAATCTTCAGGCTATAAAGGGCATGCCATTGATCTCACAAATGAGTCTATTCTTCAAAAGGCCGATGTTATTGTGGCTTGTGGAGGGGACGGTACCATTAATGAAGTGGCATCTACCATGGTGGGTAGTACCATTCCCTTGGGTATCATTCCTATTGGATCTGGTAATGGTTTAGCTGCCAACCTAAGTATTCCCAAGCCTATAAAAAAAGCACTGTACATCATCAAAAATCATCACATCACAACCATAGATGTGGGTTGTGTGAATCAGCGGTATTTTTTCAGTAATGCTGGGTTTGGTTTTACAGCAAACGTTATTGGAAATTATGAAGCGTTCCAGAAAAGAACCTTGATGTGCTATATTAAGGCATCTTTAAAATCGTTTCAGCAATTCTCAAAAAAAGATTCAATTTTAATAGCTATTGATGGTAAAACAGAAGTCTTAAATCCGTTTTTAATTTTTGTCTCCAACTCAAACGTCATGGGCTACCATATGAGTCTAACTCCAAAAGCATCTCTGCAAGATGGATTGTTGGATGTGGTAATAGTTCCTAAAATAAATAAACTGAAAATGCTCATTTTTGGAGGTCTCATGCTTTTTAAAAAGCCTGAACTTCTCAAAGAAGTCAAGTGCTACCAAACTAAATCGCTAACGTTAGTTAGACAGCAAGGAGAGGTCTTTGAGTCGCAAATGGATGGTGAATTATCAAATATTAAAGATGTTACGCTTTCCATATCCATCAAGAAGAATGCTTTAAATGTTTTGGTGTGA
- a CDS encoding LTA synthase family protein has translation MSKIFPSRFAVLKAYVCLFLILSFLVRLCFLIWNFSEVDKGGFILGNTFVIGFLFDVATISFFTIPYIIYLLLFPKRFNGSIVDRFVTYLGLSIGVLIMFFSFFGEITFWDEFQRRFNFISVDYLIYTYEVVKNINESYPLPILVGSMLLLVLASIAMIYRLGYFSDTFKSKTAFKSKSIAALPWFAIVVISALFVTNQQADFSKNRYNNELAKSGIYSFFSAFRNNELPYIEFYKTIPKEEAFARVKERFSESKSTFLHPNENAIYRTIINSDSIEKPITPNVIFICVESLSADFLGVLGGTHKITPTLDSLANNSLFFENLYATGTRTVRGMEAVTLSIPPTPGRSIVKRKDNQGLFTIGEVFKQQGYERNFFYGGDGYFDNMNTYFGGNGFNIIDRGRGFLLDQSITTTRTNIEDEEVTFENAWGVCDMDIYNKLLKEADKAHATGQPFFDFVMTTSNHKPYTYPEGQIDVPSGTGRYGAVKYTDHAIGEFIKKAQRKPWFDNTVFVIMSDHCAKSAGRWELDINNYHIPAIIFNLPNHKSEKISKLASQIDVFPTLFSALHWDYKSNLFGEDILTMKHQDERAFIGNYRKLGYLKAGKVMILDEQKNANFYSWNPSDNSLSAIPSEDDFEKRSISFYEVADNLYHNGGLKIKSE, from the coding sequence ATGTCTAAAATTTTCCCTTCACGTTTTGCAGTATTAAAGGCTTACGTCTGCTTATTTTTAATACTATCTTTTCTAGTAAGATTGTGTTTTCTTATCTGGAATTTTTCCGAAGTAGATAAAGGCGGTTTTATATTAGGCAACACCTTCGTTATCGGGTTTTTATTTGATGTGGCAACCATTTCATTTTTTACGATACCGTATATCATCTATTTGCTGCTTTTTCCTAAGCGTTTTAATGGTTCAATTGTCGATAGATTTGTCACTTACTTAGGATTGTCTATAGGTGTATTGATCATGTTCTTTTCCTTTTTTGGAGAAATTACATTTTGGGATGAGTTTCAAAGACGGTTTAATTTTATTTCTGTAGATTATTTAATCTACACTTATGAAGTTGTAAAGAACATCAATGAGTCTTATCCACTTCCTATCCTTGTTGGAAGTATGCTATTGCTGGTTTTGGCTAGTATTGCTATGATTTACAGATTGGGATATTTTTCAGATACCTTTAAGAGTAAGACGGCATTTAAATCTAAATCTATAGCAGCCTTGCCTTGGTTTGCGATTGTGGTTATAAGTGCTTTGTTTGTTACAAACCAACAGGCCGATTTTTCTAAAAACAGGTATAATAATGAGCTCGCTAAATCGGGGATCTACTCCTTCTTTTCAGCTTTTAGAAATAATGAATTACCTTATATTGAATTTTATAAAACCATTCCTAAAGAAGAGGCTTTTGCCCGGGTCAAAGAGCGTTTTTCAGAATCAAAATCTACGTTTTTACATCCTAACGAAAATGCTATTTATAGAACCATCATAAATTCTGATAGTATTGAAAAGCCCATAACCCCCAATGTTATTTTTATTTGTGTAGAAAGTTTAAGCGCCGATTTTTTAGGAGTTTTAGGCGGTACACATAAGATAACACCAACCTTAGACTCTCTAGCCAATAACAGTCTGTTTTTTGAAAACCTTTATGCCACTGGGACAAGAACGGTAAGAGGTATGGAAGCTGTAACATTATCGATTCCTCCAACACCTGGACGAAGTATTGTGAAACGTAAAGACAATCAAGGCTTATTTACTATTGGAGAGGTTTTTAAACAACAAGGGTATGAGCGTAACTTTTTCTACGGAGGAGACGGTTATTTTGATAATATGAATACGTATTTTGGAGGTAATGGATTTAACATAATCGATAGAGGTCGTGGGTTCTTGTTAGATCAAAGCATTACTACTACTAGAACTAACATAGAGGATGAGGAGGTCACATTTGAGAATGCTTGGGGCGTTTGCGATATGGACATTTACAATAAATTGCTTAAGGAAGCTGATAAAGCCCACGCTACGGGACAACCGTTTTTTGACTTCGTTATGACCACTTCTAACCATAAGCCCTATACTTATCCTGAAGGTCAAATTGATGTGCCTTCGGGTACTGGACGCTATGGCGCGGTTAAATATACCGATCATGCCATCGGCGAATTCATAAAAAAAGCACAGCGTAAGCCTTGGTTTGACAACACCGTTTTTGTTATCATGAGTGATCATTGTGCAAAAAGTGCAGGACGTTGGGAACTAGACATTAATAATTATCATATTCCCGCAATAATTTTTAATTTACCTAATCACAAATCAGAAAAAATTAGTAAACTAGCGTCTCAAATAGACGTGTTTCCAACTTTGTTTTCAGCGTTACATTGGGACTATAAATCGAATCTTTTTGGAGAGGATATTTTAACAATGAAGCATCAAGACGAAAGAGCATTTATAGGAAATTATAGAAAATTAGGGTATTTAAAAGCGGGTAAGGTGATGATATTAGATGAACAGAAAAATGCCAATTTTTATTCTTGGAACCCTTCGGATAATAGCTTGAGCGCTATTCCTTCTGAAGATGATTTTGAGAAAAGAAGCATCTCTTTCTACGAGGTCGCAGATAATTTGTACCATAATGGCGGTTTAAAAATTAAGAGCGAATAA
- a CDS encoding HAMP domain-containing sensor histidine kinase, whose product MTKKINLVKKASKTFLLTGVFLVILSSIVLYVFTRDLLENEIEEVLRSTEYRVAGALKKNNTVYSLPPVTEVHEVEVLGEEIIKDTIIYDPSEDEMELFRELSTYKTINGKIYRITIRDMVVETENFLYAIVISNIAIFILAFLLLFYFNTTRNLKLWRPFFQNLDQMKRFSLTSKAPLALMDSDVLEFSELKNEITVLTNKVRSDYESLKQFTEDVSHEMQTPLAIIQAKIDNIINEHDINERQFEQITSIQKDIQRLKQLNKRITTLTKIDNNQFVNIEEVSLTDLINEKIESFKELQFANLVYASKQEVTVSMDSYLADILINNLVSNAIRYSKKMEEILIITKGNLLIISNFGEKALEHPEHLFLRFYRESKDKHSTGLGLAIVKKICDLYGFQISYQFEVDHHIFSIDFTKELK is encoded by the coding sequence TTGACAAAAAAAATAAATCTCGTAAAAAAAGCCTCTAAGACCTTTTTATTAACAGGAGTATTCTTGGTGATATTGAGTTCAATTGTGTTATATGTTTTTACAAGAGATCTCTTAGAAAATGAAATTGAAGAGGTCTTACGATCAACGGAATATAGGGTTGCGGGTGCTTTGAAAAAAAACAATACGGTGTATTCTTTGCCACCCGTTACAGAGGTTCATGAAGTAGAAGTTCTGGGAGAAGAAATCATTAAAGATACCATCATCTATGATCCTTCTGAAGATGAGATGGAATTGTTTAGAGAACTTTCTACCTATAAAACCATTAATGGTAAGATCTATAGAATCACCATTAGGGATATGGTCGTGGAGACAGAAAATTTTCTCTATGCCATCGTTATTTCTAACATTGCGATATTTATTCTAGCTTTTTTGCTGTTGTTCTATTTCAATACGACAAGAAACCTGAAATTGTGGAGACCGTTTTTTCAAAATTTGGATCAAATGAAGCGGTTTTCGTTAACCTCTAAAGCACCTTTGGCGCTAATGGATAGCGATGTGTTAGAATTTTCAGAATTAAAAAATGAAATTACGGTACTTACCAATAAAGTGAGGTCAGATTACGAAAGCTTAAAGCAATTTACTGAAGATGTATCCCATGAGATGCAAACCCCATTGGCAATCATTCAAGCTAAAATAGATAATATCATCAACGAGCATGATATCAATGAGAGGCAGTTTGAGCAAATCACTTCAATTCAAAAAGACATACAACGTCTTAAGCAACTCAATAAACGTATCACGACCCTTACCAAAATTGACAATAATCAGTTTGTAAATATTGAAGAGGTAAGTCTTACAGATTTAATTAACGAGAAAATTGAAAGCTTTAAAGAATTGCAATTTGCCAATCTCGTTTACGCTTCAAAACAGGAAGTTACTGTTTCTATGGATTCTTATCTTGCCGATATCCTGATAAATAATCTTGTTTCCAACGCTATTAGATACAGTAAGAAAATGGAAGAAATCCTGATTATCACTAAAGGTAATTTATTGATCATTTCTAATTTTGGCGAAAAAGCGCTTGAGCATCCAGAACATTTGTTTTTACGATTTTACCGAGAATCCAAAGACAAGCATTCAACTGGTCTTGGCTTAGCTATTGTAAAGAAAATATGTGATTTATATGGTTTTCAAATTTCTTATCAATTTGAAGTAGATCACCACATATTCTCAATAGATTTTACTAAAGAGCTTAAATAA